One genomic window of Branchiostoma lanceolatum isolate klBraLanc5 chromosome 5, klBraLanc5.hap2, whole genome shotgun sequence includes the following:
- the LOC136435535 gene encoding uncharacterized protein — MAGKTDALVATLCCFLAISPCLLAAQSSSTLQDTTAYPETAKSLKDDILEITLEDGSVSFETKLAGTNPEADGPPVAGASDSPARPNALPGVEEDVPTDTTEASTSSQMLSDIKELTASDYDSLITNAFSQPACILFSSQRRGASVIEKLFLQVWATSEAREEFSSVFSVGKIYDPTLMDVTSIFSIPRARPSLCCYRGETPACFYGDHTTARLTDWFYTQKNKAENSKSDIHAISMDRELHTNEVTVLGFARTEDQFVQLQKIFHRLEKLFPEVRALMVPRESPDTKKITQQFSVNTFPAVLLVSKANPHQPFKHLIGHDLTLSTIELHIEVTLQKVAVKLTSETFPSRALEQRYAGPILVCFYSQREKRSLSYVKSFLYTADWIKRLGAAFRFGLVDISEQRDILAKGWVDSTLVHQIPFTVLFSNEKTNQEGKTVTKQRLFSHSSPEPVNVLRFLEDIGVPLKDHKGTQIVAHLDTPTCEMGAPFSPGVLNSVCVMWQNETTSTEALGLHVPKKKKTQMRVGKGQVKAVKKTGQIPVLTGSNWDQVISTTHAVPPPYGPTGSTSLVQIVAVTFIKANCGTCTKKMPEFELVHKTVERMMGVTFYIFNCSSDPAKCDQQGIRGFPTLVAYRVSVQNKRVEHCTQDSTYDSIRLDYHDVLSAGKVLEWLSKVTESATRYVSETSESNFQDVALFAEVAADTVAVEGYTFKCFEYLCERLYGQVACYVLSKKDTNGEAAMLRISLHRSDGLKAPIFVVGQPLASVMESESESQLHQFHSPHKYNLGPNTLCEDDQAFCTDTLLSFIQDHSRLPVMHITQQLFHTHQKHLLLNTDVPILIALGHASNFTHESPFYKNLYSAALTMYRFMSFVTLDVDMYPMWAGQFVPLGYRREMLETTDAGSLHLNPPTLYTYPRLCIVRWHDHRHAAFYPDLSEKRWQRQHRSFTSSEIVKFAEDFLRDPDKLLTRTEMF; from the exons ATGGCTGGCAAAACTGACGCTTTGGTTGCTACGCTGTGTTGTTTCCTTGcaatttctccatgtttactTGCGGCACAGAGTTCCTCGACCCTCCAAGACACAACAGCCTACCCCGAGACTGCAAAGAgtcttaaagatgacattctGGAGATAACGTTGGAGGATGGTTCCGTTTCTTTTGAAACGAAGTTGGCGGGAACGAACCCGGAAGCAGATGGACCACCTGTTGCAGGTGCCTCAGATTCACCTGCAAGACCGAATGCATTGCCAGGTGTCGAAGAAG ATGTCCCTACAGATACGACTGAAGCATCAACATCTTCCCAAATGCTGTCGGATATAAAGGAGCTAACAGCCTCAGACTACGACTCTCTGATAACAAACGCCTTCTCccagcctgcctgcattttatTCTCGTCCCAGAGAAGGGGAGCATCGGTCATCGAAAAACTTTTCCTCCAAGTGTGGGCAACCTCGGAAGCACGGGAAGAGTTTTCCTCCGTATTTTCTGTCGGAAAGATATACGATCCCACGCTCATGGACGTGACAAGTATCTTCAGCATTCCGCGTGCACGGCCGTCGTTGTGCTGTTACCGCGGGGAAACTCCTGCCTGCTTCTATGGTGACCACACAACAGCGCGGTTGACAGATTGGTTCTACACACAGAAGAATAAAGCAGAGAATTCGAAGTCTGACATTCATGCTATATCCATGGACAGAGAGCTGCATACCAACGAGGTAACTGTGCTCGGCTTTGCGAGAACAGAAGACCAATTTGTTCAGCTGCAGAAAATCTTCCATCGTCTTGAGAAGCTTTTTCCTGAAGTGAGGGCATTGATGGTCCCAAGGGAATCACCTGATACAAAGAAAATCACTCAGCAGTTTTCTGTCAACACTTTTCCTGCTGTCCTACTTGTCAGTAAAGCCAATCCACATCAGCCATTCAAGCATCTGATTGGACACGATTTAACCCTATCAACCATTGAGCTTCACATAGAGGTCACACTACAGAAGGTGGCTGTGAAGTTGACCTCAGAAACTTTCCCATCCAGAGCTCTTGAGCAGAGATATGCTGGCCCAATTCTGGTGTGCTTCTACTCCCAGAGAGAAAAGAGAAGCCTCAGTTATGTCAAGTCTTTCCTATACACAGCAGATTGGATAAAAAGACTAGGAGCTGCCTTTAGATTTGGACTTGTGGATATTTCTGAACAGAGAGACATCTTGGCAAAGGGTTGGGTTGACTCAACACTTGTCCATCAGATCCCATTCACAGTATTGTTCAGCAATGAGAAAACAAACCAGGAAGGAAAGACCGTTACAAAGCAACGGTTGTTTTCACACAGCTCGCCAGAACCAGTCAACGTACTAAGGTTTCTGGAGGACATCGGTGTCCCGTTAAAGGACCACAAAGGGACGCAGATTGTAGCACATTTGGACACCCCTACGTGTGAAATGGGAGCTCCTTTCAGTCCTGGAGTCTTGAACAGTGTGTGTGTCATGTGGCAAAATGAAACAACTTCAACTGAAGCACTGGGCTTACATGtacccaagaagaagaagacacaaATGCGTGTTGGCAAGGGGCAG GTCAAGGCAGTGAAGAAGACAGGACAAATACCAGTTCTGACTGGCTCAAACTGGGACCAAGTCATCAGCACAACACATGCTGTGCCTCCCCCTTATGGCCCAACAGGCAGTACCAGTCTCGTACAAATCGTTGCAGTGACATTCATCAAAGCCAACTGTGGTACATGTACCAAGAAGATGCCTGAATTTGAACTTGTTCACAAGACTGTAGAACGAATGATGGGGGTTACTTTTTACATCTTCAACTGTTCCTCAGACCCTGCAAAGTGTGATCAGCAAGGAATAAGAGGGTTCCCCACACTTGTAGCATACAGGGTAAGTGTCCAAAACAAGCGAGTTGAACATTGCACCCAAGACAGCACTTATGATAGTATAAGGCTTGACTACCATGACGTATTAAGCGCTGGAAAAGTCCTAGAATGGTTGTCTAAAGTCACTGAGTCAGCGACTCGCTATGTCTCAGAAACAAGTGAGTCTAATTTTCAAGACGTTGCTCTATTTGCAGAGGTAGCTGCCGACACTGTTGCGGTTGAAGGTTATACattcaaatgctttgaatatttgtgtGAGCGGCTCTATGGCCAAGTAGCTTGCTATGTCTTGTCAAAAAAAGATACGAATGGTGAAGCAGCAATGCTACGTATATCCTTACATCGTAGTGACGGCTTGAAGGCGCCGATCTTTGTTGTGGGACAGCCTCTAGCGTCGGTCATGGAGAGCGAATCGGAGAGTCAGCTGCACCAGTTCCACTCCCCGCACAAGTACAACCtcgggccaaacaccctgtgTGAAGATGACCAAGCCTTCTGTACCGACACTCTTCTAAGTTTCATACAGGACCACTCTAGACTTCCCGTCATGCATATCACTCAGCAGCTCTTCCACACACATCAGAAACACCTGCTCTTGAACACAGACGTCCCCATCCTCATCGCACTAGGCCATGCCAGTAACTTCACACACGAGTCCCCCTTCTATAAGAACCTGTACTCTGCAGCTTTGACCATGTACAGGTTCATGAGTTTCGTTACACTTGATGTGGATATGTATCCGATGTGGGCGGGACAGTTTGTGCCGTTAGGGTACAGGAGGGAGATGCTAGAGACCACGGACGCAGGCTCGCTGCACTTGAACCCGCCCACTCTGTACACATACCCCCGGCTGTGCATCGTAAGGTGGCACGACCACAGACACGCAGCTTTTTATCCGGATTTGTCAGAGAAAAGATGGCAGAGGCAGCACAGGAGCTTTACAAGCAGCGAGATAGTGAAGTTTGCAGAGGACTTTCTGAGGGACCCGGACAAATTACTGACAAGGACAGAAATGTTTTAG